A single region of the Geobacillus subterraneus genome encodes:
- a CDS encoding YheC/YheD family protein produces MITIGYRRDTGEWVCEEGSGLYRFGSGSLTSAASLPDLTFAVRAQGGRVGPLVGILISASSIPALLDGRKRWLESVIRSLHAAGGIAIVSAAAGIGEKAVSGYVFVPSLERFVEASTPLPDVVYNRVKSRKEEQNTPFQTAAARLAAHGIPLVNRSFFRKSDVYDALRADRRLWPHLLPTAPIDTVDDVRAWLAQYGCVYVKQDDGSRGSGLLRLTSLPEAAVICESPRGQTRLGSLDELAPLVRSCRYIVQAAADTDTWNGHRYDLRVLAHWQRGCHTITGIGVRLAGTQSVTTHVFHGGTVLPYTEVKERIDEQALEQLIALSGARLSEQFGLVGEFSADIGVGRERQLYIYEINAKPMVFDESAIEAERLKRLHQLFAELAHLAP; encoded by the coding sequence ATGATCACCATCGGTTACCGGCGCGACACTGGCGAGTGGGTTTGCGAGGAAGGGAGCGGGCTTTACCGATTTGGCAGCGGCTCTCTCACTTCCGCCGCTTCCCTTCCTGATCTCACTTTTGCTGTCCGTGCGCAAGGCGGGCGGGTCGGGCCGCTTGTTGGCATTTTGATCAGCGCCTCATCTATTCCAGCTTTGCTTGACGGGAGAAAGCGGTGGCTTGAGTCCGTCATCCGCTCGCTCCATGCTGCCGGCGGCATCGCCATCGTCAGTGCCGCCGCCGGCATCGGCGAGAAAGCGGTCTCCGGCTATGTATTCGTCCCGTCGCTCGAGCGTTTTGTCGAGGCATCGACTCCGTTGCCAGACGTCGTCTACAATCGGGTGAAAAGCCGCAAGGAAGAACAAAACACGCCGTTTCAAACAGCGGCCGCCCGGCTTGCTGCCCATGGCATCCCGCTTGTTAACCGTTCCTTTTTCCGCAAATCGGACGTTTACGACGCATTGCGGGCTGACCGTCGGCTTTGGCCGCATTTGTTGCCGACTGCGCCGATTGACACAGTGGACGATGTGCGCGCTTGGCTTGCTCAGTACGGCTGCGTCTATGTAAAACAAGATGACGGCTCAAGGGGAAGCGGTTTGCTCCGTCTCACCTCCTTGCCCGAAGCGGCGGTCATCTGCGAATCCCCCCGCGGCCAAACACGGCTCGGATCGCTCGATGAGCTGGCGCCGCTTGTCCGATCTTGCCGCTACATTGTCCAAGCAGCAGCTGACACCGATACATGGAACGGCCACCGTTACGATTTGCGCGTGCTTGCTCATTGGCAGCGCGGCTGCCACACCATTACCGGCATCGGTGTCCGCCTCGCCGGAACGCAGTCGGTGACCACCCATGTCTTTCATGGCGGAACGGTGTTGCCCTACACCGAAGTCAAAGAACGCATCGACGAACAGGCGCTCGAGCAGCTGATTGCGCTTAGCGGCGCACGGCTTAGCGAGCAGTTCGGCCTTGTCGGCGAATTTTCCGCCGACATCGGCGTCGGCCGCGAGCGGCAGCTATACATTTATGAGATCAATGCGAAACCGATGGTGTTTGATGAATCGGCAATTGAAGCAGAGCGGCTTAAACGGCTCCATCAACTGTTCGCCGAATTAGCTCATCTTGCGCCATAG
- a CDS encoding thiazole biosynthesis adenylyltransferase ThiF — MNERYSRQQLFTPIGEEGQKKIREKHVVLIGAGALGTGNAEALVRAGVGKLTIIDRDYVEWSNLQRQQLYSEADAKERLPKAIAAKRRLERVNSEVNIEAIVGDAGAQELEMLVAEQRPHLLIDATDNFDARMVMNDVAYKYGIPWIYGACVGSYGLSYAFIPGRTPCLYCLLETVPQGGLTCDTAGIISPAVQMVVGYQTAEALKILVEDWAALRGKLVSFDLWTNEYAAIRIDAVKRDECPTCGHHPSYPFLSYEQQTKTAVLCGRDSVQIRPSGRREYDLDELAALFRRQGLQAEANPYLVSVSLGDKRLVVFGDGRALVHGTKDVHEAKTIYYRYLG, encoded by the coding sequence TTGAACGAACGATATTCCCGACAGCAATTGTTTACCCCGATCGGTGAGGAAGGACAAAAGAAAATACGGGAAAAGCATGTTGTCTTAATCGGCGCCGGAGCGCTTGGCACGGGCAATGCCGAAGCGCTCGTGCGCGCCGGGGTCGGCAAATTGACGATCATTGACCGCGATTACGTCGAATGGAGCAATTTGCAGCGCCAGCAGCTGTATAGCGAAGCGGACGCGAAAGAGCGGCTGCCAAAGGCCATCGCTGCCAAGCGGCGACTCGAACGAGTTAACAGCGAGGTCAACATTGAGGCCATTGTTGGGGATGCCGGCGCACAAGAGCTGGAGATGCTTGTGGCCGAACAGCGCCCTCATTTATTGATTGACGCGACTGACAATTTTGACGCGCGCATGGTCATGAATGACGTCGCCTATAAATACGGCATTCCGTGGATTTACGGCGCTTGCGTCGGCAGCTACGGCTTAAGTTACGCCTTCATCCCCGGGCGCACCCCTTGTCTATACTGCCTGCTTGAAACGGTGCCGCAAGGGGGCTTGACGTGTGACACGGCCGGTATTATTAGCCCGGCTGTGCAAATGGTCGTCGGTTATCAAACGGCTGAAGCGCTGAAAATTTTAGTGGAAGACTGGGCAGCGCTGCGCGGCAAGCTCGTCTCGTTTGATCTTTGGACGAACGAATACGCGGCCATTCGCATTGATGCGGTGAAACGGGATGAGTGCCCGACGTGCGGCCATCATCCGTCCTATCCGTTCCTTTCTTATGAACAGCAGACTAAAACCGCCGTGTTGTGCGGGCGCGATTCCGTCCAAATCCGCCCGTCCGGCCGGCGTGAGTACGATTTAGACGAATTAGCAGCGCTGTTTCGCCGCCAAGGGCTTCAAGCCGAAGCCAACCCGTATCTCGTCTCCGTTTCCCTTGGCGACAAGCGGCTCGTTGTATTTGGGGACGGCCGTGCGCTCGTGCACGGCACGAAAGACGTGCACGAGGCGAAAACGATTTATTATCGTTATTTAGGGTAA
- a CDS encoding alpha/beta-type small acid-soluble spore protein, with product MARNNNNNQLLVAGAQQAIDQMKFEIAQEFGVNLGADTTSRANGSVGGEITKRLVAMAQQQLGGQFGNVQ from the coding sequence ATGGCACGCAACAATAACAATAACCAACTGTTAGTCGCTGGTGCCCAACAAGCCATCGACCAAATGAAATTCGAGATCGCTCAAGAGTTTGGTGTCAACCTTGGCGCTGATACGACTTCCCGCGCGAACGGTTCGGTCGGCGGTGAAATTACGAAACGCCTTGTAGCGATGGCCCAACAACAACTCGGCGGCCAATTCGGCAACGTTCAATAA
- a CDS encoding hemolysin family protein: MEEWPLRLFGWFFLFLLVNALFASAEAAFSSASKTRLKHYAGERPHNKRLQAVIEQLDRALLTLAIANRLTSITAVALFIHIAASLLGEQTGLFVSIAVMTILSVVFGEILPKSMAKEQAEPLAIRYASLAYGLMKLMAPITALFHAIRERIARRFANGAAAPAVTEEDIKVMVELSEEEGVIDNKEKELIQRSLDFDEILVEEIFTPRADMVAVEVNQPIEEIRDVFLEERYSRIPVYEGDIDNVIGILSESDFFSELVQKHDVRIRELLRQPLFVVESMKVSDLLPELQKSKVHMAIVVDEFGGTAGLITLEDIIEQIVGEIWDEHDEAVKTVRQIDEHSFEFSAELPLDEFCEVMKIDVPESESHTLGGWIFEMFERIPAVGETLQYGPLTLTVRQVDNRRIRKVLVSLSQPLAEQAGGM; encoded by the coding sequence TTGGAAGAGTGGCCGTTAAGGTTGTTCGGTTGGTTTTTTCTTTTCCTGCTCGTAAACGCATTGTTCGCTTCGGCCGAGGCGGCGTTTTCATCGGCAAGCAAAACCCGGTTAAAGCATTATGCGGGAGAGCGCCCACACAACAAGCGTCTGCAGGCGGTGATCGAACAGCTTGATCGCGCGTTGTTGACGCTCGCGATTGCCAACCGTCTGACGAGCATCACAGCGGTCGCGCTGTTTATTCATATCGCTGCTTCACTGCTTGGGGAACAGACGGGGTTATTTGTCTCGATTGCGGTGATGACGATCTTGTCCGTCGTCTTCGGTGAAATTTTGCCAAAATCGATGGCGAAAGAGCAGGCAGAACCGCTCGCGATTCGGTATGCCAGCCTCGCCTACGGGCTGATGAAACTAATGGCGCCCATAACGGCATTGTTCCATGCCATAAGGGAACGAATTGCCCGACGGTTCGCCAACGGGGCCGCCGCGCCGGCCGTCACGGAAGAGGATATTAAAGTGATGGTCGAACTGAGTGAAGAAGAAGGGGTTATTGACAACAAAGAAAAAGAACTGATCCAACGTTCGCTCGATTTTGATGAAATTTTAGTCGAAGAAATTTTCACGCCGCGCGCCGATATGGTGGCGGTTGAGGTGAATCAGCCGATTGAAGAGATCCGCGACGTGTTTTTGGAAGAACGGTACTCTCGCATTCCGGTGTATGAAGGGGATATTGACAATGTCATCGGCATTTTGTCGGAAAGCGACTTTTTCAGCGAACTTGTACAAAAGCACGATGTGCGCATCCGCGAGTTGTTGCGCCAGCCACTGTTTGTCGTTGAATCGATGAAAGTATCCGACCTGCTGCCGGAACTGCAAAAAAGCAAAGTGCATATGGCGATCGTCGTCGATGAGTTCGGCGGCACGGCCGGCTTGATTACGCTCGAGGATATTATCGAGCAGATCGTTGGGGAAATATGGGATGAGCATGATGAAGCAGTGAAAACGGTGCGCCAAATCGATGAGCATAGCTTTGAATTCAGCGCCGAACTGCCGCTTGACGAGTTTTGTGAAGTGATGAAGATCGATGTGCCGGAAAGCGAATCACATACGTTAGGCGGCTGGATTTTTGAAATGTTTGAGCGCATTCCGGCAGTCGGCGAAACGTTGCAGTACGGCCCACTGACGCTGACCGTCCGTCAAGTGGATAACCGACGCATTCGCAAAGTGCTCGTCTCCTTGAGCCAACCGCTCGCTGAGCAGGCAGGAGGCATGTGA
- a CDS encoding PucR family transcriptional regulator — protein MLKELESLYEGDIVINGQPEYPEAYEWFYTADGDEIGIAKQRLTKRERQLLTLFLTPAEHRRERESEEERAWKRWMASGDPAASAMLAAPYCRLIHFTANRSIANKAEFTETIRSLFESPITIVWDKDRGGLIIEARQKRTAELPLLTEMADALAADFYAAIHLFIGPVRPVDDRLYESFLLEKECFAAARRFWPKQTVYEWEDVIPLPLLGAGIDEKTAQLLSFLDEFDEDEIRAMETFLQCNLNVSMAAKKLYMHRNSLQYRIDKWTEQTGIDIKRFKGAAAIYLAILHRRRS, from the coding sequence ATGTTAAAGGAGCTCGAATCGCTTTACGAAGGGGATATCGTCATTAACGGCCAGCCGGAATATCCAGAGGCATATGAATGGTTTTATACCGCTGACGGCGATGAAATTGGCATCGCCAAACAGCGGTTAACGAAGCGGGAACGGCAATTGTTGACGCTGTTTTTGACCCCAGCCGAACACCGGCGGGAGCGGGAAAGCGAAGAGGAGCGGGCGTGGAAGCGCTGGATGGCGAGCGGCGACCCGGCGGCATCCGCTATGCTGGCTGCTCCGTACTGCCGGCTGATTCACTTTACTGCCAACCGGTCGATCGCGAACAAAGCCGAGTTTACCGAAACAATCCGCAGCTTGTTTGAGTCCCCGATCACGATCGTTTGGGACAAAGACAGGGGCGGCCTGATCATCGAAGCGAGGCAAAAACGAACGGCTGAACTGCCCTTGCTGACGGAGATGGCTGACGCGCTCGCCGCCGATTTTTACGCTGCAATCCATCTATTTATCGGTCCGGTCCGTCCGGTCGACGATCGGCTATATGAATCGTTTCTCCTCGAAAAAGAATGTTTTGCCGCTGCCCGCCGCTTTTGGCCGAAGCAGACGGTGTATGAGTGGGAAGATGTCATTCCACTTCCCCTCCTTGGCGCTGGCATCGATGAGAAGACTGCTCAACTCTTATCGTTTCTCGATGAGTTTGATGAAGATGAAATCCGGGCAATGGAGACGTTTTTGCAATGCAATTTAAACGTCTCGATGGCGGCGAAAAAGCTGTATATGCACCGCAACAGTTTGCAATACCGGATCGATAAATGGACGGAGCAAACCGGTATCGACATCAAGCGATTTAAAGGGGCGGCAGCGATCTACTTAGCTATTTTGCACCGCCGCCGCTCTTGA
- a CDS encoding ABC transporter ATP-binding protein: MAELVLDHIYKIYDNNVTAVKDFNLHIQDKEFIVFVGPSGCGKSTTLRMVAGLEEISKGDLYIDGKRMNDVPPKDRDIAMVFQNYALYPHMSVYDNMAFGLKLRKFPKAEIEKRVREAARILGLEQYLDRKPKALSGGQRQRVALGRAIVRDAKVFLMDEPLSNLDAKLRVQMRSEIAKLHQRLETTTIYVTHDQTEAMTMATRLVVMKDGVIQQVGTPREVYERPENIFVGGFIGSPAMNFIKGTLQDGKFVVDRTSFGIPEGKMKVLRDQGYIGKEVILGIRPEDIHDEPLFLEASPATKITAHVEVAELLGAESMIYSNIDGQEFVARIDARTEIKPGHRIDLALDMNKAHFFDIETERRIRAADEK, from the coding sequence ATGGCAGAACTCGTTCTCGATCATATTTACAAAATTTACGACAACAATGTCACCGCCGTCAAAGATTTCAACTTACATATTCAAGATAAGGAGTTTATCGTCTTTGTCGGTCCGTCCGGCTGCGGCAAATCGACGACATTGCGGATGGTCGCCGGTCTTGAGGAAATTTCAAAAGGCGATCTCTATATCGACGGCAAGCGGATGAACGATGTGCCGCCGAAAGACCGCGATATTGCCATGGTGTTCCAAAACTATGCCCTTTACCCGCATATGAGCGTTTATGACAACATGGCATTCGGCTTAAAGCTTCGCAAGTTCCCAAAAGCGGAAATCGAGAAACGCGTCCGCGAGGCGGCCCGCATCCTCGGGCTCGAACAATACTTAGACCGGAAACCGAAGGCGCTCTCCGGCGGACAGCGGCAGCGCGTGGCATTAGGGCGCGCCATCGTCCGCGATGCGAAAGTATTTTTAATGGATGAACCGCTTTCAAACTTGGATGCGAAACTGCGCGTGCAAATGCGTTCGGAGATTGCCAAGCTCCACCAGCGTCTGGAAACAACGACGATTTACGTCACCCACGACCAAACGGAAGCGATGACGATGGCGACTCGCCTTGTCGTCATGAAAGACGGCGTCATCCAGCAAGTCGGGACGCCGCGCGAAGTGTACGAAAGACCGGAAAACATTTTCGTCGGCGGCTTTATCGGTTCTCCGGCCATGAACTTTATTAAAGGGACGCTGCAAGACGGCAAATTTGTTGTCGACCGCACATCGTTCGGCATTCCGGAAGGAAAAATGAAAGTATTGCGCGACCAAGGGTATATCGGCAAGGAAGTCATTTTAGGCATCCGTCCGGAGGACATTCACGACGAGCCGCTCTTCTTGGAGGCATCGCCGGCGACAAAAATTACAGCGCACGTTGAAGTCGCCGAGCTGCTTGGCGCCGAATCGATGATTTACTCGAACATCGACGGCCAGGAGTTCGTCGCCCGCATTGACGCCCGCACCGAGATCAAACCGGGCCACCGCATTGACCTCGCTTTGGATATGAACAAAGCGCACTTCTTTGACATTGAAACGGAGCGGCGCATTCGAGCGGCGGACGAAAAGTAA